A window from Prinia subflava isolate CZ2003 ecotype Zambia chromosome Z, Cam_Psub_1.2, whole genome shotgun sequence encodes these proteins:
- the AK6 gene encoding adenylate kinase isoenzyme 6, producing MRRPNVLITGTPGVGKTTLGKELAARAGLSYVNVGDLAKEGELYEGFDEEYDCPILDEDRVIDELEDRMSEGGVIVDYHGCDFFPERWFHIVFVLRTENSCLYDRLESRGYTGKKLQDNIQCEIFQTLYEEAVLSYKKEIVHQLPSNTPEDLERNLDQIMQWIEQWIKDNN from the exons ATGAGGCGGCCGAACGTGCTGATCACTG GCACACCAGGAGTTGGGAAAACCACgctgggaaaggagctggcggcgagagcagggctgagctaCGTCAACGTGGGGGACTTGGCCAAGGAAG gagagctgtACGAAGGCTTTGATGAGGAGTATGACTGCCCCATTTTGGATGAAGACAGG GTGATTGATGAGCTGGAGGACAGGATGAGCGAGGGAGGGGTGATTGTGGATTACCACGGCTGTGACTTCTTCCCCGAGCGCTGGTTCCACATTGTGTTTGTGCTGCGCACAGAGAATTCCTGTCTGTATGACCGACTGGAGAGCAG GGGCTACACAGGGAAGAAGCTGCAGGACAACATTCAGTGTGAAATTTTTCAGACTCTATATGAGGAAGCTGTGTTGTCatataaaaaggaaattgtaCACCAGTTACCCAGCAACACTCCAGAGGACCTAGAGAGAAATTTGGATCAAATTATGCAATGGATTGAGCAATGGATAAAGGACAACAACTGA